Proteins co-encoded in one Rhopalosiphum maidis isolate BTI-1 chromosome 2, ASM367621v3, whole genome shotgun sequence genomic window:
- the LOC113554337 gene encoding cation-independent mannose-6-phosphate receptor-like isoform X2, whose translation MMLYKLLLIFAAYATVIHCDDCVFNLKHKEKHLQFDLTRFEDLQKVNFTNSNDMYLNIKLCKSNKHISTCDGIKSKICLIKNKKYFTESDIGSKIKEVKLDFKDQLILSLEGNTICEKNQKYSTDLTFVCNKNMIGNKADYKLNVNHCKYIIELTSAVGCPIDDLDIRNVCNVSIPHINFVFNLNLLRRLTNNYLVENQSRKFELNICGRLTDNNKCGGNITTICDITDIRNPKVYAVGKYANDKLLYDTNSKSLKLIQHERASKKKKGRRIELIFKCDENIIPENTKPTFLNEENYHDKKISPNIAYFEVATSAVCIPRMVSCEVITNYTARFNLKPLHKRVDNWRILNENNGGIFYLNICGYLNEYDRQIPTSCKVGGKTSACYVDSSGKGISIGSTQIGPYYNGNSIIINYTDGDNCSNFLKWSTVINLTCSGESKLIHESTNFTLCIHVFNWKTPKACEILFERKDQCMVTHPWYSHIVYNVSNLKNQIFKKEIEDNASFRFSICSPLQEPCNGILDSAACWSMDGTEMNIGLFTEQIVFDNGSIYISMHGEKCVNNEQGPNSYTIIRFVCDYLDSKWIDFKKDFDECTFEFTIYTKHACTQPLKIDCTVDDKLGNVFDLSKLTKFSSNYEITTSQKTTIILNVCHSVINNDINAVNCQFNSGVCLVDHNNLLYSNRYKNLGDVKQSPYKIGNKIILEMINGFYNGHKVSSVIEFICSNQNNGPILTVEENYKYIFQWFTPLVCSNHQHIKKREIIKNDSTLKSTITIKGLSYTTYICPKNKNDVNCNSEISLNNEFPHGRNIILFVNEQKNVYTLHNNLYFNHNSNITCDEDINTTVLIRFMFYCGYELQLPTIQKHHCTTTVLSINPEMCDEKLECNVSLYDLTPIKGTHIVNINGIKYFINICIPGAKGIGGIMQVNNISYNIGYQVTPIKSYVQDIIEIDFKNGDKCLDSTSKLSKTRQYSTKITLLCDITEAEGKPILKVSDNNCTLQFEWKTSFVCSRKLMVEFDKDMCAATIKRPSQNVKNNTIIDFNNILIINNLTDYSTKTNYQVNFCNGTVNLNGTTFYGNMNLEYDISKKQLLANFQNKNDKHLKNVDIIVACSKSTEDLSKFNVIATDNGVRIGTYSKGICCMDFNDHTNEEICKTYHLIPISTTTTVENQLSVYSPYSENNKSIESSLKFNLEITKKEELILSTTEQIDESMTLIATELKHIEHSSPQIHSIPTIKKEVVSGSSFYIEIVLMILVIILLTWIYRWKLLKKILKMYYTLPFARQRQGRYNHNLL comes from the exons atgatgttatataaattgttactaATATTTGCTGCCTATGCCACAGTCATACATTGTGATGATTGTGTTTTCAATCTGAAACACAAAGAAAAACATCTTCAATTTGATTTGActcg tttcgaAGACCTTCAAAAAGTGAATTTTACCAATTCTaatgatatgtatttaaatataaagttatgtAAAAGCAATAAACATATATCGACTTGTGATGGAATTAAGtccaaaatatgtttaattaaaaacaaaaaatatttcacagaATCAGATATTGGATCCAAAATTAAAG aagtgaaattagattttaaagatCAACTTATTTTATCTTTGGAAGGAAATActatttgtgaaaaaaatcaaaaatattctacaGATCTAACTTTTGtttgcaataaaaat ATGATTGGTAATAAAGCGGATTATAAGCTGAATGTAAATCATtgcaagtatattatagaattgacTTCTGCAGTTGGTTGCCCAATAGATGATTTAGATATACGAAATGTTTGCAACGTTTCAATAcctcatattaattttgt attTAATTTGAATCTCTTACGCCGTTTAACCAATAACTATTTGGTAGAAAACCAAAGTCGTAAATTTGAGCTCAATATCTGTGGCCGTCTAACTGACAACAACAAATGTGGTGGTAATATCACTACAATATGTGATATAACTGATATCAGAAATCCTAAAGTGTATGCTGTAGGAAAATATGCAAATGACAAACTTCTTTATGATACAAATAGTAAAAGCTTAAAATTGATTCAACACGAAAGagcttctaaaaaaaaaa aaGGTAGaagaattgaattaatttttaaatgtgatgaaaatatcattcctgaaaatacaaaaccaacatttttaaatgaagaaaattatcatgataaaaaaatttctccaaatattgcatattttgaaGTTGCTACATCTGCTGTTTGTATACCAAGAATGGTATCATGTGAA gtaattactaattatacggCTCGTTTCAATTTAAAACCTTTACACAAACGAGTAGACAATTGGAGAATTCTTAATGAAAACAATGGtggaattttttacttaaatatttgtggatatttaaatgaatatgataGACAAATTCCAACTTCATGTAAAG tTGGAGGTAAAACTTCGGCTTGTTATGTGGATAGTTCAGGTAAAGGAATTTCCATTGGGTCAACTCAAATTGGTCCATACTATAAcggaaattcaataataataaattacacag ATGGAGATAATTGTAGTAATTTTTTGAAGTGGTcaacagttattaatttaacatgttCTGGTGAGTCAAAACTCATACATGAATCAACAAATTTCACTTTGTGTATCCATGTATTTAATTGGAAAACCCCTAAAGCGTGTGAAATAttg TTTGAGAGAAAAGATCAGTGCATGGTTACACATCCATGGTATTCTCATATTGTGTACAATGTTAGCAATTtgaaaaatcagatttttaaaaaagaaatagaaGATAACGCATCATTTCGGTTTAGTATTTGTAGTCCATTGCAAGAACCATGTAATGGTATTTTAGATTCAGCTGCTTGTTGGTCAATGGACGGAACTGAAATGAACATAGGACTATTTACTGAACAAATAGTGTTTGATAATGGTTCCATCTATATATCCATGCATGGagaaaaatgtgttaataacgAGCAGGGACCTAatagttatactattattagatTTGTATGTGATTACTTGGATTCAAAATGGATTGATTTCAAAAAA gacTTTGATGAATGCACTTTTGAATTcactatatatacaaaacatgCTTGTACACAACCGTTAAAAATTGACTGCACTGTTGATGATAAATTGGGAAATGTTTTTGATCTcagtaaattaactaaatttagtAGTAACTATGAAATTACCACTAGCCAAAagacaacaattattttaaatgtttgtcattctgttattaataatgatattaatgctGTAAATTGTCAATTCAATAGTGGTGTTTGTTTAGTtgaccataataatttattatattctaaccg ATACAAAAATCTTGGTGATGTGAAGCAGAGCCCTTATAAAAtaggaaataaaattatattagaaatgatcaatggtttttataatggCCACAAAGTTTCTTcagttattgaatttatatgttcaaatcaaaataat ggTCCAATATTAACTGTTGAAgagaattataagtatatattccAATGGTTTACACCACTGGTATGCTCTAATCatcaacatataaaaaaaagagaaataataaaaaatgatagtaCATTAAAATCAACTATAACAATTAAAGGATTAAGCTATACCACATATATTTGTCCCAAAAATAAGAATGATGTCAATTGTAATTCAG aaatTAGTTTGAATAATGAATTTCCACATGgacgaaatataattttgtttgttaacgaacaaaaaaatgtatatactttgCACAACAActtgtattttaatcataacagTAACATAACTTGTGATGAAGATATAAATACAACAGTACTAATAaggtttatgttttattgtggGTATGAGTTACAATTACcaacaattcaaaaacatCATTGTACAACTACTGTCCTCAGTATTAATCCAGAAATGTGTGATGAAAAa ttggAATGCAATGTGAGTTTGTATGATTTAACACCAATAAAAGGAActcatatagttaatattaatggaataaagtattttataaacatatgtatTCCTGGAGCAAAAGGTATTGGAGGAATAATGCAAGTCAACAATATAAGTTAT aatattggtTATCAAGTAACAccaataaaaagttatgtgCAGGATATCAttgaaatagattttaaaaatggtgataaatgtttagattcaacttcaaaattatctaaaacacGTCAATATTctacaaaaattacattactGTGTGATATTACTGAAGCTGaa ggaaaaccaattttaaagGTCTCTGATAACAATTGCACATTACAATTTGAATGGAAAACTAGTTTTGTATGCAGCAGAAAATTGATGGTTGAATTTGATAAGGATATGTGTGCAGCAACGATTAAAAGACCTagtcaaaatgttaaaaacaatacaatcatagattttaataatattttaattattaataat ttaactgATTATTCAACTAAGACAAATTACCAAGTAAATTTTTGCAATGGAACTGTCAATTTAAATGGAACAACATTTTATGGAAATATGAATCTTGAGTATGATATATCTAAGAAACAATTACTtgctaattttcaaaataaaaatgataaac atttaaaaaatgtggaCATTATTGTTGCATGTTCCAAATCAACAGAAgacttatcaaaatttaatgtcATAGCAACAGAT aatggaGTAAGAATTGGTACATATTCAAAAGGTATATGTTGTATGGATTTCAATGATCACACAAATgaagaaatatgtaaaacatatCATTTAATTCCAATATCAACTACAACTACTGTTGAAAACCAGCTGTCTGTGTACTCACCATACTCagaaaataacaaatcaattgaatctagtttaaaatttaatttagaaattactaaaaaagaaGAACTAATCTTATCAACTACAGAACAAATTGATGAATCTATGACACTTATTGCAACAGAATTGAAACACATTGAACACTCCTCACCACAGATCcata gtataccaactataaaaaaagaagttgTGTCTGGTTcttcattttatatag aaatagtattaatgattctagtaattatactattaacatGGATTTACCGTTGGAAGTTATTGAAGAAAATCCTAAAGATGTATTACACTCTGCCTTTT gcCAGACAGAGACAAGGaagatataatcataatttactgtaa
- the LOC113554337 gene encoding cation-independent mannose-6-phosphate receptor-like isoform X1, with amino-acid sequence MMLYKLLLIFAAYATVIHCDDCVFNLKHKEKHLQFDLTRFEDLQKVNFTNSNDMYLNIKLCKSNKHISTCDGIKSKICLIKNKKYFTESDIGSKIKEVKLDFKDQLILSLEGNTICEKNQKYSTDLTFVCNKNMIGNKADYKLNVNHCKYIIELTSAVGCPIDDLDIRNVCNVSIPHINFVFNLNLLRRLTNNYLVENQSRKFELNICGRLTDNNKCGGNITTICDITDIRNPKVYAVGKYANDKLLYDTNSKSLKLIQHERASKKKKGRRIELIFKCDENIIPENTKPTFLNEENYHDKKISPNIAYFEVATSAVCIPRMVSCEVITNYTARFNLKPLHKRVDNWRILNENNGGIFYLNICGYLNEYDRQIPTSCKVGGKTSACYVDSSGKGISIGSTQIGPYYNGNSIIINYTDGDNCSNFLKWSTVINLTCSGESKLIHESTNFTLCIHVFNWKTPKACEILFERKDQCMVTHPWYSHIVYNVSNLKNQIFKKEIEDNASFRFSICSPLQEPCNGILDSAACWSMDGTEMNIGLFTEQIVFDNGSIYISMHGEKCVNNEQGPNSYTIIRFVCDYLDSKWIDFKKDFDECTFEFTIYTKHACTQPLKIDCTVDDKLGNVFDLSKLTKFSSNYEITTSQKTTIILNVCHSVINNDINAVNCQFNSGVCLVDHNNLLYSNRYKNLGDVKQSPYKIGNKIILEMINGFYNGHKVSSVIEFICSNQNNGPILTVEENYKYIFQWFTPLVCSNHQHIKKREIIKNDSTLKSTITIKGLSYTTYICPKNKNDVNCNSEISLNNEFPHGRNIILFVNEQKNVYTLHNNLYFNHNSNITCDEDINTTVLIRFMFYCGYELQLPTIQKHHCTTTVLSINPEMCDEKLECNVSLYDLTPIKGTHIVNINGIKYFINICIPGAKGIGGIMQVNNISYNIGYQVTPIKSYVQDIIEIDFKNGDKCLDSTSKLSKTRQYSTKITLLCDITEAEGKPILKVSDNNCTLQFEWKTSFVCSRKLMVEFDKDMCAATIKRPSQNVKNNTIIDFNNILIINNLTDYSTKTNYQVNFCNGTVNLNGTTFYGNMNLEYDISKKQLLANFQNKNDKHLKNVDIIVACSKSTEDLSKFNVIATDNGVRIGTYSKGICCMDFNDHTNEEICKTYHLIPISTTTTVENQLSVYSPYSENNKSIESSLKFNLEITKKEELILSTTEQIDESMTLIATELKHIEHSSPQIHSNINIDDFLRKNNCLITNNLSKYVTSDDCIGIPTIKKEVVSGSSFYIEIVLMILVIILLTWIYRWKLLKKILKMYYTLPFARQRQGRYNHNLL; translated from the exons atgatgttatataaattgttactaATATTTGCTGCCTATGCCACAGTCATACATTGTGATGATTGTGTTTTCAATCTGAAACACAAAGAAAAACATCTTCAATTTGATTTGActcg tttcgaAGACCTTCAAAAAGTGAATTTTACCAATTCTaatgatatgtatttaaatataaagttatgtAAAAGCAATAAACATATATCGACTTGTGATGGAATTAAGtccaaaatatgtttaattaaaaacaaaaaatatttcacagaATCAGATATTGGATCCAAAATTAAAG aagtgaaattagattttaaagatCAACTTATTTTATCTTTGGAAGGAAATActatttgtgaaaaaaatcaaaaatattctacaGATCTAACTTTTGtttgcaataaaaat ATGATTGGTAATAAAGCGGATTATAAGCTGAATGTAAATCATtgcaagtatattatagaattgacTTCTGCAGTTGGTTGCCCAATAGATGATTTAGATATACGAAATGTTTGCAACGTTTCAATAcctcatattaattttgt attTAATTTGAATCTCTTACGCCGTTTAACCAATAACTATTTGGTAGAAAACCAAAGTCGTAAATTTGAGCTCAATATCTGTGGCCGTCTAACTGACAACAACAAATGTGGTGGTAATATCACTACAATATGTGATATAACTGATATCAGAAATCCTAAAGTGTATGCTGTAGGAAAATATGCAAATGACAAACTTCTTTATGATACAAATAGTAAAAGCTTAAAATTGATTCAACACGAAAGagcttctaaaaaaaaaa aaGGTAGaagaattgaattaatttttaaatgtgatgaaaatatcattcctgaaaatacaaaaccaacatttttaaatgaagaaaattatcatgataaaaaaatttctccaaatattgcatattttgaaGTTGCTACATCTGCTGTTTGTATACCAAGAATGGTATCATGTGAA gtaattactaattatacggCTCGTTTCAATTTAAAACCTTTACACAAACGAGTAGACAATTGGAGAATTCTTAATGAAAACAATGGtggaattttttacttaaatatttgtggatatttaaatgaatatgataGACAAATTCCAACTTCATGTAAAG tTGGAGGTAAAACTTCGGCTTGTTATGTGGATAGTTCAGGTAAAGGAATTTCCATTGGGTCAACTCAAATTGGTCCATACTATAAcggaaattcaataataataaattacacag ATGGAGATAATTGTAGTAATTTTTTGAAGTGGTcaacagttattaatttaacatgttCTGGTGAGTCAAAACTCATACATGAATCAACAAATTTCACTTTGTGTATCCATGTATTTAATTGGAAAACCCCTAAAGCGTGTGAAATAttg TTTGAGAGAAAAGATCAGTGCATGGTTACACATCCATGGTATTCTCATATTGTGTACAATGTTAGCAATTtgaaaaatcagatttttaaaaaagaaatagaaGATAACGCATCATTTCGGTTTAGTATTTGTAGTCCATTGCAAGAACCATGTAATGGTATTTTAGATTCAGCTGCTTGTTGGTCAATGGACGGAACTGAAATGAACATAGGACTATTTACTGAACAAATAGTGTTTGATAATGGTTCCATCTATATATCCATGCATGGagaaaaatgtgttaataacgAGCAGGGACCTAatagttatactattattagatTTGTATGTGATTACTTGGATTCAAAATGGATTGATTTCAAAAAA gacTTTGATGAATGCACTTTTGAATTcactatatatacaaaacatgCTTGTACACAACCGTTAAAAATTGACTGCACTGTTGATGATAAATTGGGAAATGTTTTTGATCTcagtaaattaactaaatttagtAGTAACTATGAAATTACCACTAGCCAAAagacaacaattattttaaatgtttgtcattctgttattaataatgatattaatgctGTAAATTGTCAATTCAATAGTGGTGTTTGTTTAGTtgaccataataatttattatattctaaccg ATACAAAAATCTTGGTGATGTGAAGCAGAGCCCTTATAAAAtaggaaataaaattatattagaaatgatcaatggtttttataatggCCACAAAGTTTCTTcagttattgaatttatatgttcaaatcaaaataat ggTCCAATATTAACTGTTGAAgagaattataagtatatattccAATGGTTTACACCACTGGTATGCTCTAATCatcaacatataaaaaaaagagaaataataaaaaatgatagtaCATTAAAATCAACTATAACAATTAAAGGATTAAGCTATACCACATATATTTGTCCCAAAAATAAGAATGATGTCAATTGTAATTCAG aaatTAGTTTGAATAATGAATTTCCACATGgacgaaatataattttgtttgttaacgaacaaaaaaatgtatatactttgCACAACAActtgtattttaatcataacagTAACATAACTTGTGATGAAGATATAAATACAACAGTACTAATAaggtttatgttttattgtggGTATGAGTTACAATTACcaacaattcaaaaacatCATTGTACAACTACTGTCCTCAGTATTAATCCAGAAATGTGTGATGAAAAa ttggAATGCAATGTGAGTTTGTATGATTTAACACCAATAAAAGGAActcatatagttaatattaatggaataaagtattttataaacatatgtatTCCTGGAGCAAAAGGTATTGGAGGAATAATGCAAGTCAACAATATAAGTTAT aatattggtTATCAAGTAACAccaataaaaagttatgtgCAGGATATCAttgaaatagattttaaaaatggtgataaatgtttagattcaacttcaaaattatctaaaacacGTCAATATTctacaaaaattacattactGTGTGATATTACTGAAGCTGaa ggaaaaccaattttaaagGTCTCTGATAACAATTGCACATTACAATTTGAATGGAAAACTAGTTTTGTATGCAGCAGAAAATTGATGGTTGAATTTGATAAGGATATGTGTGCAGCAACGATTAAAAGACCTagtcaaaatgttaaaaacaatacaatcatagattttaataatattttaattattaataat ttaactgATTATTCAACTAAGACAAATTACCAAGTAAATTTTTGCAATGGAACTGTCAATTTAAATGGAACAACATTTTATGGAAATATGAATCTTGAGTATGATATATCTAAGAAACAATTACTtgctaattttcaaaataaaaatgataaac atttaaaaaatgtggaCATTATTGTTGCATGTTCCAAATCAACAGAAgacttatcaaaatttaatgtcATAGCAACAGAT aatggaGTAAGAATTGGTACATATTCAAAAGGTATATGTTGTATGGATTTCAATGATCACACAAATgaagaaatatgtaaaacatatCATTTAATTCCAATATCAACTACAACTACTGTTGAAAACCAGCTGTCTGTGTACTCACCATACTCagaaaataacaaatcaattgaatctagtttaaaatttaatttagaaattactaaaaaagaaGAACTAATCTTATCAACTACAGAACAAATTGATGAATCTATGACACTTATTGCAACAGAATTGAAACACATTGAACACTCCTCACCACAGATCcatagtaatattaacattgatgattttttaaggaaaaataattgtttaataacaaataatttaagtaaatatgtgACTTCTGAtgattgtataggtataccaactataaaaaaagaagttgTGTCTGGTTcttcattttatatag aaatagtattaatgattctagtaattatactattaacatGGATTTACCGTTGGAAGTTATTGAAGAAAATCCTAAAGATGTATTACACTCTGCCTTTT gcCAGACAGAGACAAGGaagatataatcataatttactgtaa